The genomic segment TCCAGTTTTCAATTGCCTCCAAAGTGTTTCAGCTATATTCAAATGGGGCGAATAAGTGGGCAGGAAGAAAATATATAAGCCCCTTCGCTGCCAAATGTTTATTCTTTCCTGAATGATTTTAGCATGATGAATTCGAGCATTATCTAATACAACATACGTAGGCTGATGAATCGACAAAGACAAGTTATCGAATTGCTCAAAGATAAATTGCGAATCAATATTTTGGACAGTAGTTTGCCAAAAGCATTGATTTTGGCGACTAATCATAGCCCAACAATTGAGTCGAAACCCTTTTTGTGCGCAAATCAACACATCTTCCTCAGGGAATTGCCATCCGTAAGGCACATAGCCTTCGCTGCATACATGGGATTCATCGGCATAATAAAGCGTAATCAGGCCCTGTTCGCTAAGACTTTCCAACTCAGCAAGTACTTCTACTTTGTAGTCATAAAGAACGGTATTAGGTCTACTTTTTACTCGCTTTCTGATACGTTTATATCGGCCACCAATACTTTTAAAAAATGGCGAAAAGCGTCATTACCAACGGGCTTACTGCCTTCAATCCGCTGGGACTCCCATTCCGCTTTAGCCATAGAAATACGTTGTCTATTAGACTTTACCGCTTCTACAATGGCGGCTTGGTCTTCTAATTTGTTAATTGAAGCTTTACGACCCCGACCTGGTTTTGTTACTAAACCATCGATACCCTCAGTTTTATATCGTTCCAGCCAACTATTAACGCTTATATGGCACATGCCTACTATTTGGCCAACATCTTTTGATTTACGACCATCAGCTTTCAATAAAATGGTATGGCAACGCATTCGAAACGAATGGTTTTCACTCGTTTTAAAGCTATTTTCTAACTCTTTTCGTTGTTCTTCGCTGAGAAGTGGTCTGTTAACTCGTCCCATAGGGCGAAAATAACAAAATAATGCAAACTAATTTCAATGAACTACTTAGATTGAATTAATGAACAGAAAAGCTCTCCAAAGAGCATGTTTAAATTTTTTGGGGAAAGTATATGATTCACCTTATAGTCTATTCAGACTTATTACAAGCCACTCTCCGATGCTAGTTGGCAATTTATTGAAGAAATTTTAAATGACAAACGCAATTTACGATTGGCTGTAGATAATATTTTAGAGCTTTTAGGAACAGGTAACCAGTAGCATAATCTACAACTTGAAGGCATATACTGGCAATGTGTTTATTGAAAGGCCAGCCCAGTATTATTTCAGGGCCTGGAAGATGTTTGTTCAAAGAGAATTTCAATCAAAAGAAACTAAAACGACAGGAAAAAAGGCAATACGAAGTTTTCTTAGTACTTGTAGTCGGTCCATTAAGCATTCCCTTTTCGTTGAATAGGATAATCGCAAAAGTCAATGGTCGAAAAACGTACTTGATTATAGATATGCTTGGAGTGGTTTAGGGCGTAGTAGCCTATGGAACAAAAGCACACTTGTTAGCTGAACAGTATTTAGGGTACTTACATCGAATGAAAAAATATTGGTGAAGGATGGGATGCTTGCAAAGTCACTTTTTAGGATTGGATAAACAGTCACTTTGTAGGGTAGAAGTAGAGTTTGTAACGAAACCACCTACCCCAAAAGGGTTTTTACTTACCAAATGACACTGAACGGTCGAGCGTCATTATGCACGACTAATTGTACTCTAAAAACTCTGAAAAAAACATTATTCCTGCCAAAGCTGAGATTCCTTGGTCAATTTACCTAATTCTTCTTAATGGTTGACTTTAAGGACAAAACACAATTTTTGAATATATTCTAAGATAGTTGGCCCACAAAAAATATTTTATAAAGAAAATATCTAAGCTAGAAAGTAAAAAATCTTTGCATTTAAAAAGCATATCTGTGAGGAGTAGTAAGGGGCTGCTTCATAAAACAAGATACAGGTATGAAAATTGGAGTTTTTGATTCGGGCTTCGGTGGACTCTCGGTCCTCTCTATGTTGAGGAAACAATACAGTTTTGATTATGTGTATTTGGCAGACACTGCTAATTGTCCTTACGGCGATAAAAATGTGGGACAAATCGCACACTTATCCTTTGAGGCCATTGCGTCACTTTTCGACTTGGGCGCTGATTTTGTGGTGATTGCGTGTAATACAGCTTCCACGATTTTGCCAAGTATAGAAGCCCATTTCCCTGCTAATAAGGTCTTGGGAATCATTGAGCCAACAATCGTCGGCTTAAAAAAAATGTCCATAAAAAGTTTGGGAGTTTTGGCTACTCAACGTACGGTTCGCTCGGCTCTATACCTTGACAAGTTATCCCCAATTCCCGTTTTCCAACAGGCATGTCCCACATGGGCAAGCATGATAGAAAGGGACTGTATAGTATCCGAACAAATTCACCAAGACGTCCGTCAGCTTTTTCAAAAGTCTCCCGAAATTTCTCACCTTCTATTGGGGTGTACGCACTATCCCTTTTTTAACATAGAACAGTATCTACCTATTGATGTACAAGTAGTCAGCCAAGGGCAATTTGTAGCTGATGCTTTGGCAGAAGTAACCCAAAGCCGCCCCCAAACGGACGCCCAAAGCACCTGTCAGTTTTATACTACGGGTTCTCCCGATGCTTTTGCTCGACGTGCTTCCCAACTGCTGGGCTATACCATCAATTGTCAATATTTAGACCTGACAACAGAAAAAATAAGCCCATAATTCTCAAAAAATATTCTGTGAAAAGGAATCTCAATAAAAGAATCAACTTAAATCCCTTAAAACCATGTCGCATACAACCCCTCCTACTCCGCAAATTTTGGCCAATGCGTCTTGCCAAGTTGAAAAGACCGACATGAATGTTGCCAATTGGTTCGCCACCGATGTGTCAAAAATCATTGGTTATATAGACGAAGGCAATTGGGGTTTCTACACCATCATTTACACAGACGGTAGCGTAGGATAGCTCGCAAAGAGCGTTTCTGTACTTCTTATCCAGGTACAGAAACGCTTTTCAGTTGAATGTTTTAAGCTTATCAATCACTCTCAAAACAAACTCAAATCATGAACGAAAACCTTCAAATTTTGCTCATTTGTCTCGCGGCAGGCTTGCTGCTATGGCGCTTCGGAGTGGCACTTCATTTTTTATTTCAAAGTGAAAAACTTTGGAGAAGTCTCGCTTGGGTAGGCTACGGAATCATCTACGTGATTGTTCCACTTGACTTTGATTTCGTGGTATGCTACGTGGATGACTTTTTAGTCATGTTGGGTGTTACCCTCTATTTCTTGGCGATATTCTTAGGAGAATTGGCTTCACGGGGTTGGCAGGCGTTCAAAATAGCCTTCTGGATTGAAAAAATGCCTGAATCTGAATAACCGTACTTACAAAATAACATCTATAATCATCAAACACCTTACAACGATGCAAAAGTCAAAACACTTCCTCCTCCTTATGTTCCTACTGACCGTAGTGCTTCAAAGCTGCAACGGTGATGCCGAAAAAATCACAGCCCTTGAATCCCAAATACAAAGTTTGGAAGCCGAACTATCAAGTGCCGAATCCAAGATTTCTTCGCTCGAATCGGAGATTTCTTCTTTGGAGTCTGACAACAATACAAAGCGAAATAAGATACTTTCGCTTGAATGGGAGCTCCAATCTTGTAATAGTAAAGTCAGTAATGTACGGCTGGGGTTGTCTTATTGAAAAATTTAATTTACGAGGCTAAAACATCATTGCAGAAGCCCATAAACTGTAGTGAGTGTTTATCTCATTAAAAATACATCTAACTGACTGCCTAAAATAAGGCAGTCAGTTAGATGTGTGGTGATATTAAAATCTAAAACTCAACACGCAAACTAATATTTGATTGAAATGGGTATTTGGAGATGTATGAGACTTCTGGAACTAATTTTATCTTAATATCGGTGCTTTTAGCAAGCAGATTCACAAATATGGATGTACCAATCAAAAAATTTGCTCTGTTATTAATAATGCTTGTTCCAACCCAAGGTTTTAAATCAAAATTACGGTTTAAAAATAAATCTTTGCCAATATGAAAATCAATGACAGAATATTTAGGCTGTAAAAGCACTTTATCATTTAAAAGATGAAAAATGTGGACAGTAGAGCCTACTTTAATACCTGCAATTGGTGTTTTTGATTTGAGTAAAGTTGAGAGTCTAAAATCAACACCGATTGATATTGAAAATAAATTTAAGCGAGATCCATACCCTAATTGTAAACCTAAACCTGATTCATTAGTCTCTTGTAAAAAGTCGCCTTCTTCAATCCTGCTTCCATCTATCTGTTTGAAAATAGATAAAGTGTCCTTTCTATTTTTATTATTAAGAGCGAATTTGTCAAATTCGTCTTCGCGTATATGCACAACCCTTAGCGTTCCAACTCGCTTCGGTGGTTTATTAAAAAAAGGACGAAAAACAACAAACCTTAAATCTTTGTAAATACCCTGCTTTCTGCCTGTTTCTACTCCTATACGCGGTTTAGTATATGAAACTCTTGTAGTAATGACAGCCAAATTGTCATTCAACCCTAAAATATTTGAAATTTGGTCAAAATATTTAGCATATAAGCCATTTCTTTGTCCTATCATTATGTAATACGGGTATGAAAAATCAGGGTTTATCTTAATCGCATTTTCTAATTTTTCACTATCTCTTTCCAGATGTCCCTCAAAAACTAACTTTCTATAATTGATTTCATCATAAAAAGCTGCTTCTTTAGATAATAAAGCAAGGGAGCGATTTAATTGGGTCAATATGTTATCAATTGTATTATTCAGACTGTTTCGCTTGAAATTTACAAGTTCATAGTCTCGAATAATGGCATCGGAAAGTTTATAAGCCTTATAAAACTCTAACAATTGCCCCGAAAGCTTAACCGCTTCGTTGTAGCAAGCAGCTACGTACGTATATTTCAACTCCTGAAACGCCTCCAAGGAGTCTAATTTTTTAAACTTCTCTAACCAACGATAGGCGCCCTCTAAATCTTTGTTTTTAATAGAGTTCTCTAATTTTTCTTTGATAATAGAGGATGAGTCAGGGATAGAAAAGCCTGCCGACGCAGGTGTATTTAGATATTGGGGAAGAGTGGCTTTTGTTGTGAGAGTCACCTGTTTAGCAAAGATGACTAATGAATCTCGTCCAATGGTCAACGGCGTTTGTTTGTGACCTACCTTACCGGCCTGTTCGGGTACTTTTTGGGCAATGTATTCTCCCAACTCCTTCACCCATATAAGCCCGTTGCTGTCTGTATCGGCATCATGGCGACTACCTTTTAAGAAATAATGCACCAAAAGCCCATTTTGCAATTCTCGACTTTCGATGGCTTTTTCCTCTTTTTGAGAAGCCAAAAATATGCCGCTTTTGTCCGTTTTCGACCAACTGCTGACTACTTCTGAAATTTTTTCAGGATAAAAACTGCCCGCGTGACAGGCATCAACGACCAAAAAAATGGACATGCCTTTTTTTATCAGGTCAGTCATCATGTCTCTTAGCTTTCCCATACGAACGGCGCCTGCCCCAGTATTTCCAACCAGTTCTATAGTTTCAAAATCTTCCGTAAATAAATACCCATTTTCGGTATCTCGTTTGTGAGTGCCGCCATGCCCCGAAATGAGGATAAATATGCGATTGTATCTATTACTTTCACTGACTTGGATAAGCTTACCGAGTACTATGGCTGAGTTGGCTTTGTCGTTGATTAGAGTGTCAATCTTTATGTCCTTTCCAAACTGCTCTCGCAAAAATCGGGCTAAGTCGCGGGCATCCTTATCGGCATATTGGAGCTTTTTTAAATGCTTATAGTCAGATATCCCCACCAACAGCGCGTAGTTTTTGGGCGGCTGAACAGCCTTCGCTCCGCTACCCCCCGTCGAGATCTGAGGTTCTATTTTGGTTAAGTTCGTTTCACTTGGTTTAGGTTGCGGGGTTATAGTTTGTCCCTGTCCCCAACTAAACGTACCAAACAACGATACTAAAAACAGTAGCAGTAATTTCTTCATTATAGGTTGGTACACGTACATATATTGTACTTAAAGGCTTGAGTATCAAAAATAATATATCCCACCCACATAAAGGCTTTTGGGGCTATAATTTTTAAAGGCAAAGAAAATTGCCTTTTTCAGTGCTGACCGAGATACATAGCAACGCCGTAGATTCCTTTACCAAACTTTGTTCCTACCAGTCTCATTTTTCTTTGCAAACACCTCAAAAAAATCACTTTCAAAAAGAATGATAGGATGTATCTATAAAAAAACGACTATGGCTACTACCTCATTCAACCAACAGCCGGCTACAATGCCTGGCAGTATCTTGGCCCAACTTCAGGCCATTCCGGCGCACAAAATGCGCCACTACCAAATTCGCTCTCAACGATTTTTGGACAAAACCACGGTGGAGGTCGTCGCGTTTCGTCAGGAACTCAGAAAAATTTGGGTCAATGACTATACCCAATTTGAGCGACTTGCAGGCGCAAACCCTACCCAAAAAGCCATTTGGCATCTTAGCAATGGCTGGGTCAATGTGCCCACTGTCATTGAAGCAATCTTCGTATTTAGCCTACCGCCATTCCAACTCAATGCCGGAATAAAAGCGACGATTCTTTCCATCCCTTTGGGCTTGTTCAACCCCTACGGCCTTTTGCTCGACAGTAACCAGCAACCCGTTGCTATTTGTGAACATCCA from the Runella sp. SP2 genome contains:
- a CDS encoding caspase family protein, which translates into the protein MKKLLLLFLVSLFGTFSWGQGQTITPQPKPSETNLTKIEPQISTGGSGAKAVQPPKNYALLVGISDYKHLKKLQYADKDARDLARFLREQFGKDIKIDTLINDKANSAIVLGKLIQVSESNRYNRIFILISGHGGTHKRDTENGYLFTEDFETIELVGNTGAGAVRMGKLRDMMTDLIKKGMSIFLVVDACHAGSFYPEKISEVVSSWSKTDKSGIFLASQKEEKAIESRELQNGLLVHYFLKGSRHDADTDSNGLIWVKELGEYIAQKVPEQAGKVGHKQTPLTIGRDSLVIFAKQVTLTTKATLPQYLNTPASAGFSIPDSSSIIKEKLENSIKNKDLEGAYRWLEKFKKLDSLEAFQELKYTYVAACYNEAVKLSGQLLEFYKAYKLSDAIIRDYELVNFKRNSLNNTIDNILTQLNRSLALLSKEAAFYDEINYRKLVFEGHLERDSEKLENAIKINPDFSYPYYIMIGQRNGLYAKYFDQISNILGLNDNLAVITTRVSYTKPRIGVETGRKQGIYKDLRFVVFRPFFNKPPKRVGTLRVVHIREDEFDKFALNNKNRKDTLSIFKQIDGSRIEEGDFLQETNESGLGLQLGYGSRLNLFSISIGVDFRLSTLLKSKTPIAGIKVGSTVHIFHLLNDKVLLQPKYSVIDFHIGKDLFLNRNFDLKPWVGTSIINNRANFLIGTSIFVNLLAKSTDIKIKLVPEVSYISKYPFQSNISLRVEF
- a CDS encoding glutamate racemase; this encodes MKIGVFDSGFGGLSVLSMLRKQYSFDYVYLADTANCPYGDKNVGQIAHLSFEAIASLFDLGADFVVIACNTASTILPSIEAHFPANKVLGIIEPTIVGLKKMSIKSLGVLATQRTVRSALYLDKLSPIPVFQQACPTWASMIERDCIVSEQIHQDVRQLFQKSPEISHLLLGCTHYPFFNIEQYLPIDVQVVSQGQFVADALAEVTQSRPQTDAQSTCQFYTTGSPDAFARRASQLLGYTINCQYLDLTTEKISP
- a CDS encoding transposase: MESLSEQGLITLYYADESHVCSEGYVPYGWQFPEEDVLICAQKGFRLNCWAMISRQNQCFWQTTVQNIDSQFIFEQFDNLSLSIHQPTYVVLDNARIHHAKIIQERINIWQRRGLYIFFLPTYSPHLNIAETLWRQLKTGWLNTTDYCDRETLAYAVNRCLANVGNHLNINFSPFNAN
- a CDS encoding helix-turn-helix domain-containing protein; its protein translation is MRCHTILLKADGRKSKDVGQIVGMCHISVNSWLERYKTEGIDGLVTKPGRGRKASINKLEDQAAIVEAVKSNRQRISMAKAEWESQRIEGSKPVGNDAFRHFLKVLVADINVSESE